In the Patescibacteria group bacterium genome, TTGGAACACTCCTTATGAATGGCTAAATTATTACAATTTTAAAAGAATACATTTAACCCTTAACGGACTTACTCCTCATGAAAAGTATTTAGAAAGTGTAACCCTTGACTGTTAACTGTACATACAATAAATATGTAAAAATATAACTAAATACCTTTAAAAATAGTTGTATAGTCTAGAAATAGGATGATATAATAAATTTAATTAAATATTGATATAAAAAATGAATCTCCAGACAAATCTTGATCAAATCTACGGAATTGGTCCAAATATATACAAAAAACTTCAAAAACTCGGACTTTCAAAAGTTGAAGATATGCTTTTTTATTATCCGTTTAGATATGATGATTATTCCAAAATAAAAAATATAAGCGAATTAAACGATGGTGAAACAGCAACTGTAAAAGGAAAAATAATCCATATAGCCAACAAACGAGCAAAAACAAAAAAAATGAACATTACAGAGGCTATTTTGGAAGACAAAACAGACCAAATCCAAATTGTATGGTTCAATCAACCATTTATAATAAAAAACTTAAAAATTGGTGATGAAATATTTGTATCAGGAACAATAAAAAAATCACTCCTCGGCTTTTCATTTGTAAGCCCAACTTATGAAAAAGTACAAGCCAGTACAACTCATACTGCAAGAATAGTTCCAATTTATCCAAGCACAGAAAAGCTTACTCAAAAACAAATAAGGTATATTATCAAACAATGTATTCCGGCTTCATATTTATTAGAAGATATACTGCCAAATGAAATTGTAAATGAAGAAAAATTTATAGAGTTTGATGAGGCAATAAGACAAATTCATTTCCCAGAAAATTATGAAACTTTAAAAAATGCAAAAAATAGACTTTCATTTGATGAAATATTTACACTACTTTGTATTTCCAAAAAGATAAAAAATGAAAATGAAAAACAAAATGCATATGAGATAAAATTCAATGAATATGAAATACAAAAATTTGTAAAATCATTACCATTTGATCTCACAGATGATCAAAAAAAATCAGCCTGGCAAATATTTCAAGATATGCAAAAAAATATTCCTATGAATAGATTACTTGAAGGAGACGTTGGGAGTGGAAAAACAATAGTAGCTCTTATGTCAGCATACAATACAATATTAGACAAATATCAAGCATCATTGATGGTTCCAACTCAAATATTAGCAAAACAACATTTTGAAAATATTATAAAATACTTAGAAAAAGAAGATATTAATATTGCATTATTTACAAATAAAGATAGAAAAATATATAACGGCAAAAAACAAATAGCTATTATACCTAGTAAAAAAGTCATAGCAGAAAAAATAAAAAATCATGAAATAGATTTTGTAATAGGTACGCATTCTATAATACAAAAAGATATAAAATTTAAAAAATTAGGACTTATAATAGTAGATGAGCAACATAGATTTGGGGTAAAACAAAGACATGAACTCATGGAAAAATCAAAATCCAAAAAATCTCCACATTTTTTATCAATGACAGCAACTCCAATTCCAAGATCACTTGCTCTTACAATTTTTGGTGATTTGGATATTTCAAGAATTACACAAAAACCAATTGGAAGAAAAGAAATTATTACAAAGCTCATTGAGCCAAAAAATAGAACAAAAGCATATGAGTTTATATACAATCAAATTAATCTTGGACGACAAATATTTGTAGTTTGTCCTCTTATAAATGAATCTGACAAACTTGGAGTAAAATCCGTAATGACAGAATATGAAAAATTAAATAATGAAATATTTCCAAATATTGAAATAGCATATCTTCATGGAAAAATGAAGGAAAATGAAAAGAAAAAAGTTCTAGATGATTTTGGAGAAAACAAAATTAAAATTCTTGTTTCTACCTCTGTAATAGAAGTTGGAATAGATTACAAAAATGCAAACATTATGATGATAGAAGGTGCGGATAGATTTGGACTTGCATCACTTCACCAATTTCGAGGAAGAGTTGGCCGTGGAGAATATCAATCATTTTGTTTTTTATTTACTGACAATACTAATCCTCTTACAAAAAGAAGATTGGATATTTTGACAAGTACAAATGATGGTTTTAAACTAGCTGAATATGATTTAAAATTTCGTGGAAGTGGAGATGTTTATGGTGAAAAACAATCAGGATTTATGACACAAATAAAATTAGCTGACTTATCAAATTTTGAACTCATCAAAAAAGCTCAAAAATGGACAAATATAATATTTTCCAAAAACACTAATTTAGACAATTATCCATTATTAAAAGAAAAACTTTCAAAAATTTCAAACAATATTCACCTAGAATAGCTTTACATAATCCTTCAAATATGATTAGATAATATAATTTATTCGAAAAAGGAGGATAAATGTTAATAGATATACTTATCTATTTTACAATTACTGTTATTACAACAGGTGTTGTATTTCTTGGAATACCCACGATAAGTA is a window encoding:
- the recG gene encoding ATP-dependent DNA helicase RecG; its protein translation is MNLQTNLDQIYGIGPNIYKKLQKLGLSKVEDMLFYYPFRYDDYSKIKNISELNDGETATVKGKIIHIANKRAKTKKMNITEAILEDKTDQIQIVWFNQPFIIKNLKIGDEIFVSGTIKKSLLGFSFVSPTYEKVQASTTHTARIVPIYPSTEKLTQKQIRYIIKQCIPASYLLEDILPNEIVNEEKFIEFDEAIRQIHFPENYETLKNAKNRLSFDEIFTLLCISKKIKNENEKQNAYEIKFNEYEIQKFVKSLPFDLTDDQKKSAWQIFQDMQKNIPMNRLLEGDVGSGKTIVALMSAYNTILDKYQASLMVPTQILAKQHFENIIKYLEKEDINIALFTNKDRKIYNGKKQIAIIPSKKVIAEKIKNHEIDFVIGTHSIIQKDIKFKKLGLIIVDEQHRFGVKQRHELMEKSKSKKSPHFLSMTATPIPRSLALTIFGDLDISRITQKPIGRKEIITKLIEPKNRTKAYEFIYNQINLGRQIFVVCPLINESDKLGVKSVMTEYEKLNNEIFPNIEIAYLHGKMKENEKKKVLDDFGENKIKILVSTSVIEVGIDYKNANIMMIEGADRFGLASLHQFRGRVGRGEYQSFCFLFTDNTNPLTKRRLDILTSTNDGFKLAEYDLKFRGSGDVYGEKQSGFMTQIKLADLSNFELIKKAQKWTNIIFSKNTNLDNYPLLKEKLSKISNNIHLE